In the genome of Caminibacter pacificus, the window TAAGAATAAGCGAGCTTAAACCAAGACTTACAAAGTTTATAAAAAAGGATTTAAAAAAAGCCGACCCTATACTTTATGAAGAATTTAAGGACATTATAGAAAATAAAAAAATTTTTCCAAATATAAATAATAATGACATTAGTAAAGGCTCACCATATTTTAAAATTAGCACAGACCCAAAGTTTGTAAAAGTTTATAAATATAAAACGTTTAAATCAAAAAGAGATAATGATTTTGTAAGAGTTGGCTCATATTTTGGAGATTATTATGCAGTTAATTTTGGAAAAGTTTATATAAAAATTTATTCAAGAATTAAGAGGCTTGAAGAGTTAGTGGAAAATGCATTAAAAAGTTTTTTAATTATTAATAATTTAGGTCAAAGACAAAGTAAGGGCTTTGGTAGTTTTGTTGTAGATGGGACTACAAAAGAAGAGTTTGAAAAAGTATTAAAGAGTTTTTACAAAAGCATTTATAAAAAAGAACTTGAAGAAGATGTTGCGCCGCTTGAAATTATTCATAAAGATTATCAACTAATAAAGAGCGGGGTTAATGAATCATTTTTTAAAAAAGGAAAATATCATCAAAAAAGATATGAAAAATCAAAACTTTTTAAATATTTTTGTAATAAAAATATAAGATGGGAGAAAAAGAAAATAAAAGAAGTATTGAGTGAACAAGGTTTAATGAATAGACTTGAATATTATCATCCTCCAGTTGATTGTATAAATGATAATATTAGAAGTTATAAATACATTAGAGGACTTTTAGGTGTGGCGCCTTTAATAAATTTTAAACAAAAAAATTCAGATTATTTTAAAATAACTATTTCAGGGGAAGTTGATAGATATCCATCTCCTATAACTTTTAAAGTTTTTGAAGATATTTATGCAGTGGCAAATGATATAGATGAAGATATATTAAATAAAAAATTTTTCTTTAAAGTAGGTTCAAGAAAAGTTAGAATTGATACTCCAAGCAGTTTTGATTTACCAGATTTTATGAATTATGCATTTAGAGAGCTTAACTGGCAAAGGATTAAATAATGAGATATGCTGGAATTACGATAGGTCCTATTTACAAAACTTTGCTTAAAGCAAGAAAAACAAAAGAGCTTTGGGCGGCAAGTTATATTTTCAGTTTTATTATGAGAGAAATTGCAAAAAGATTTAAAGATAAAAAATTTATATTGCCTTATGTAGCTGATGAAGTGTTTGAGATTAAAAACGTAGGACTTTTTAACGATAGGATGATTTTTGAAGTTGACGGAGTGGAGGAAGAAGATATAAATAAGGCGATAGACGAAGCGATAAAAAAGTTGTCTGAAATGACTGGCATTGATAGAGATTATTTAAAAGAGTATATTCAGATTGAATATGTTATTGAAAATGTAGATAATGGAAATTTAGTAGATGAAATGTATAAATATCTTGATACGAAAGAGCTTTTTTTTCAGACTCCGACAAAAGATAAATTTAAAGATTTTTTTAAAAATGTTAATAATACCAAGCTTGCGAAATTTGCGTTTGGCAGAAAGCATAACAGTTTTACCTCATTACTTGAAATAGCGCTTGCAGATGTGATTGATGATGATTTAAGAGAGATAGTAAGACAAAATGACGAAAAAGATATTAATATTTTTGAAGATGAAGATTTGAATAAAAAATATAATTTCCAAGATTATCACAAATATGTTGCAATCGTCCAAGTAGACGGGGACAATATGGGTAAGGTAAATAAACTTTTAGATAATGCAAGTATAGAAGATTATGAAAAATTATCTAAAGATTTGTTTTATTTTGTAAAACAGGCTCTAAATAGAATTAAAGATTTCGGAGGTTTCGTTGTTTATGCCGGCGGAGACGATTTACTGTTTTTTGCTCCAATTAAGAATAGAGATAAAAATATATTAGATTTGGCGTTTGAGCTTGATGAAATTTATCAAGAAAATATGAAAAGCTGGAATGATAGGTTAGAAAATACAAAAACCACTCTTAGTTTCGGAATAAATATAAGTTATTACAAATTTCCAATGTATGAAGCTCTAAAAAATGCTCAAAATCTTTTGTTTAATAAAGCAAAGAAAACTAAAAACGCAATAGCAATAGATGTAATAAAACATTCGGGGCAGGTTTTTAATGCAGTTATTAAAAAAGAAAATGTTGAAACCATTAAAGCACTTTTAAATAACGATTTTAAATTTGATACTTCCATTATTTATAAAATTGATACTTATAAAAAAGTCCTTGAACTTTTAAACGAAAAAGATAGATTCGAAGCTTTTTTCAAAAACTACTTTAACGAAAACTACTCAAAAAACAAAGATTTTTACAATCTTTTAGCACAGACTATGTATAAATTAAAAACCTCAAACTATCCTGAAGATTTAAATTTAAAAGTAATCTATTTTATTTTAAGATTTAACAATTTTATAAGGACAAACGATGATAAAACTAATAACTCTTAAGCCGTTAAAGCCATACTTTTTTGGAGGAGAGATAACATTCAACGATGATAGTTATATCGCATATTCAAGAAAATTGCCTCAGCAAACTACACTTTTAGGAATGCTTAGAAAAACTCTTCTTTTACAAAATCATCTTTTAACGAGAAAGAGAAAAGGTTATTGGATAGATAAAGAAAATGACGAGTTAGCTAAAAAATTGGTAGGTGAGACTTCATTTGATATTAAGTGTAATTTTGATTTAGGAGTAATAAAACGAATTTCTCCTCTTTTTTTAGTAAAAAACGGCAAAAAGTATTTTAAGAGATTAAATTTAGATGATTTTGAATATAAAGATGAAATATTATGGAATTTAAAAGAAAATAGAGCATATAATCCAAAAGATGATTATGAAGAGCTTTGGGGATATTTTTTTAGTAAAAATGACAGAGTCAAAGAGAGTGAAATTTTTGAGAGCGTTGAGCAAATTGGTATCCAAAAAGAATCGGAAAAAAAGGGATATTATAAAAAAATTTCTTATAAATTAAAAGATTTTGAATTTGGATTTTTAGTGGAGTTTGATGAGGAGAGGTTAGAAGAATTTAAAGATTTTACATTTAAAGATGATATTGTAGAACTTGGCGGAGAGAGGAGCGCTTTTAAGATGAAAATAGCTGATGAGAGTGAGTGGTTAAATTATGATGAGTTTGAAAAGCATTCGTTTATCAGTGATGTATTTTGCAAAGAACCTTTAAAAGGCGGCAATGTCGATTTTGCAATAACAAGAGATATTTCTTTTGGATACTTATATACAAAAAGAAAAGGAGACAGGTTAGTTTTTAGAAAAAATGAAACAGTTTATATCTACGAAAAAGGAAGTGTTTTGTTTAATCCAAAAGATAATTTGCTAAATCACATAAACTCATTTAAAAATCTACAAAAAATCGGAATGAATATTATAAAGGAGTAAAAAATGGTAGTGGATATGTATAAACTTCAAAACATAACAAATATGCATGTTGGAAGCGGAGGAGTAAATTACGATATTATCGAAAATCAAGTCCAAAAGGATGTAGTTACAAATCTTCCGATAATTTATGCAAGTTCATTAAAAGGAGCTTTGAGGGAGCATTTTGAGAATAAACATAGGGGAGATAATTTTATTGAGTTTATTTTTGGTAGTTCTCCAGGCGATGAAAAGAATAATGAAGAAGAGAATGAACATAAGAAAGAAAAAAAAGATGAGAAAAAACAGACAATTCCCGGGTCATTGGTTTTCTTTGAAGCGTTTATGTTAACAAGACCTGTTAGAAGTAACGTAAAACCATATTTTAATGTAACGTCGCCTTTTATTATTGAAAAACTTATAAATTATTTAGAAGAGTTTGCAATTTTAGAGTCGTTACAAGAAGAATTAAAAACTTTTTACAATGAAATAAGAGACGTTGAGGCCGTAATTTTTGAAAATATAGATGATGTTTATTTAGAAGATTACAAAGCCGAATATAAGCAAATATCAAAAATACCTTCAATTTTTCCTGAAAATCTGGCGATTTTGAGTTATGAGAATTTTAAAAATCTATCTCTTCCAGTAGTTGCAAGAAACAGACTTGAAAATGGTGAGAGTAAAAATCTATGGTATGAAGAAATTGTGCCTAAATATTCAAACTTTATTTTTTTTATAGGAAGAGATAATGATGAATATATCGATAAAGACGATAAACCTAAAATTGAGCAGTTTTTTAGAAGTTTTGAAAGTGAAAAACTATACCAAATAGGAGCGAATAAAACTATCGGATTTGGAATTTGTAAAATTGAAAAGGTTGAGGGATGAAAAAAAGAATTGAAAATTATATAGAAAAAGCAATTAAACTGATTGAAGAGGATTTATCAAATAAAAAAATCGAATCATTGTCATCTGCATTTAACGGATATATCTCTTCTTTTGGTGCGGCGTTAATACAGAGTGATTTAAAAATAGCAGTTGCTCTATTTGAAAATAAAAAATCTTCAAAAAAAGCCGATTCAACGTATCTTATGAATTTAATATTAAGATTAATTGATGAGAATGCTGAAGAAGACATGCTTTTAAAATATATCATTAATTCAGATGAAAACGAAAAAGCTTTAAAAAACAAAATAAAAGATGCCGCAATAGCCGTAAAACTTGCAATCAGGACGTTTGATTTGAAGGATGAGTAATGAATCTTGGATATTTTTATTTTAAAGGAATGTATAAAAGTTTAGATAGTGAGGATTTTTTAGATTTAATAAGCGGTGATGATAGAAAAATAAATAGGGTTAATGAAAAATTTAAAAATATTGCAAAAAATTTTTTAAATGAATTAAATAAAGAGATTAAAATTGAAAATAAAAAGGTTAGCTTAAGTCAGTATGAATTAGTTGAGTTTATTTTATCTACAAAAGAGCCAGGATTTTTGATAGGCACGGGTTATCATCATGAAATTCCAAGACTAAAAGAGCAGTTTATTAACGGATTTGAGTTTGACTATACCACCGGACTGCCTAAAATTCCCGGAAGCAGTATAAAGGGAGCTATAAGGGATGTATTTCCTTTAAGTGATGAAGAAATAGATGAAAAATTAAAAAAACTAAGCAAAGATGAAAAATTTGTAGTAAAAGAGCTTAATGAAGGTAGTAAGGAAGAAACAATAAGTTTACTTAAAAATTTATTTAATAAACAATATAGTTTAGATGATGTTTTGGCTTTAAGAGATAAAATTTTTAACAATTCAGACATATTTCTTGATGCGGAAATTATTGATAATAAGAATGTTTTTAAAGAAGAGTTTTTTACTCCTCACAAATCAAAATTTGAAAATCCGGTGCCTTTAAAATTTTTGACAATTAAAGGCGGTGTTAAGTTTAGGTTCAGGTTTTTACTTTTAAAAAATTTAGATGTATTTTTATCTGTAAACGAAAGAGCTCAGCTTTATAAACAGATAATACTTTTAAACGGACTCGGAGCAAAAACAAATCTGAATTTCGGAAGATTTGAAGATGTTAAAACTGAGGGAAATAGTAACTAAAGAGTTTGTAAAGTCCCTTTTTCCTCTTGAGTATGAAGAACTTTATTCAGATATTATAAATGGATATATCCCTTCATTCGTAAAATCTTTCGAACTCAAAAAAGATGACAAAGTAAGAGTTTTAAGTATTGAAGACGAAAAAGATAAAAAAATTGAAAAAATAATATATTTTGCGCTTAAAAGTTATGCAAATGAATGTTTTAGTAATAATAATTTTGCCTTTGTTGAAAATAGAAGTGTATTTGACGCAATAAATGCGACACATTTATTAACAAAAAAATATGAAAAAGTATTAAAAGGCGATATTAAAAATTTTTTCGATTCAATTGACCATAATATATTGACAAAAATGTTATTAAAATATCTTGATGAAGATTTTGTTAAAATCTTGATGCTTTTTTTTAAAAACAGAAGCGTAAAAGACAATGAATATCTTTTTCATGAAACCGGTATTCATCAAGGAAGTATGATTTCTCCTTTTTTATCAAATTTTTATTTAACACCTTTTGATAAATTTTTGGAAGAAAGATGTAAATTTGTAAGATTTGCCGATGATTTTGTAATATTCAGCGACAATACTGAAAAAATTTTAAGGGATATAAAAAAGTTTTTAAAAGTATTTAAACTCTCTTTAAATGAGGAAAAAACATACATAACTTCAAAAAGTTTTGTTTTTTTGAATATAAGATTTAAAAAAGATACTTTTGTTTTGGAAAATGAAAAATTTAACGAACTTCTTTCAAAAATAGCCCGTTGCAGGGAAGATAAATTTCAAAATATTATTAATTCTATTAGAGGGTATTATTTAAAAGTTTTAAATGAAAAACAGCTTGATATTTTAAGAGAGAACATTTTAAATAAACTTGCAAAAGATGACTTTATTGTCGAAATAGATTTTTTGCAAATAGATAAAAAAGAGATTTTAAAGAGAAAAAACGATTTAAAATTACAAAGTCTTGAAAAAGAAGTAAATAAAGTTTTAAACAAACAAATCAAAATATTTACAAAAGAAGAATTAAATTCGGTAATTTTCGTACATTCAAGCGGTATTAGTGTAGGAATTAGCAAAAATTCCATAACTCTTAAGAAAAAAGGTAAAATAGTTAAAAAATTTCCTTTAAATTTAATCAAAAAAATAATTATTGCTTCAAAAGGAGTAAATATTAGTTCTAATTTAGTATATTTTGCTACAAAAAACGGAATTTCCATAGATTTTATTAGTAAATACGAACCTTATGCCGAAATTCTAACGTTAAATCCAAAATCTCATCATATGTTAATTAAACAAATATCAATACTTAATACTCCTAAACATCTGGAAATTGCAAAAGCTTTTGTAAAAGGTAAAGTAAAAAATCAAATAAATTATATTAAATACCTCTCAAAGTATCATAAATTTTTAAAAGAGGATATTAAAAAATTTAAGTCTTTAAAAGGAATAGAGTGTATTGAAAGTCTAAGGGGTTATGAAGGTGAAATGGCAAATATATATTGGAATGCGATAGCTAAAATATTGGATTTTGAAATACCTGGAAGAGTAACAAAAGGTGCAACCGATGTATTTAATTCCGCACTAAACTATGCATATGCCATTTTGTATTCAAGAATTCAACACGCACTTGTTAAAGCAGGATTAAATATCTATGTTTCTTATTTACATTCATTTCAGGATAACAAACCTACTCTTGTTTATGACTTGATAGAAGAATTTAGAGCCTTTGTGGTA includes:
- the cas10 gene encoding type III-B CRISPR-associated protein Cas10/Cmr2; the encoded protein is MRYAGITIGPIYKTLLKARKTKELWAASYIFSFIMREIAKRFKDKKFILPYVADEVFEIKNVGLFNDRMIFEVDGVEEEDINKAIDEAIKKLSEMTGIDRDYLKEYIQIEYVIENVDNGNLVDEMYKYLDTKELFFQTPTKDKFKDFFKNVNNTKLAKFAFGRKHNSFTSLLEIALADVIDDDLREIVRQNDEKDINIFEDEDLNKKYNFQDYHKYVAIVQVDGDNMGKVNKLLDNASIEDYEKLSKDLFYFVKQALNRIKDFGGFVVYAGGDDLLFFAPIKNRDKNILDLAFELDEIYQENMKSWNDRLENTKTTLSFGINISYYKFPMYEALKNAQNLLFNKAKKTKNAIAIDVIKHSGQVFNAVIKKENVETIKALLNNDFKFDTSIIYKIDTYKKVLELLNEKDRFEAFFKNYFNENYSKNKDFYNLLAQTMYKLKTSNYPEDLNLKVIYFILRFNNFIRTNDDKTNNS
- a CDS encoding type III-B CRISPR module-associated Cmr3 family protein, whose product is MIKLITLKPLKPYFFGGEITFNDDSYIAYSRKLPQQTTLLGMLRKTLLLQNHLLTRKRKGYWIDKENDELAKKLVGETSFDIKCNFDLGVIKRISPLFLVKNGKKYFKRLNLDDFEYKDEILWNLKENRAYNPKDDYEELWGYFFSKNDRVKESEIFESVEQIGIQKESEKKGYYKKISYKLKDFEFGFLVEFDEERLEEFKDFTFKDDIVELGGERSAFKMKIADESEWLNYDEFEKHSFISDVFCKEPLKGGNVDFAITRDISFGYLYTKRKGDRLVFRKNETVYIYEKGSVLFNPKDNLLNHINSFKNLQKIGMNIIKE
- the cmr4 gene encoding type III-B CRISPR module RAMP protein Cmr4, which produces MVVDMYKLQNITNMHVGSGGVNYDIIENQVQKDVVTNLPIIYASSLKGALREHFENKHRGDNFIEFIFGSSPGDEKNNEEENEHKKEKKDEKKQTIPGSLVFFEAFMLTRPVRSNVKPYFNVTSPFIIEKLINYLEEFAILESLQEELKTFYNEIRDVEAVIFENIDDVYLEDYKAEYKQISKIPSIFPENLAILSYENFKNLSLPVVARNRLENGESKNLWYEEIVPKYSNFIFFIGRDNDEYIDKDDKPKIEQFFRSFESEKLYQIGANKTIGFGICKIEKVEG
- the cmr6 gene encoding type III-B CRISPR module RAMP protein Cmr6; this encodes MNLGYFYFKGMYKSLDSEDFLDLISGDDRKINRVNEKFKNIAKNFLNELNKEIKIENKKVSLSQYELVEFILSTKEPGFLIGTGYHHEIPRLKEQFINGFEFDYTTGLPKIPGSSIKGAIRDVFPLSDEEIDEKLKKLSKDEKFVVKELNEGSKEETISLLKNLFNKQYSLDDVLALRDKIFNNSDIFLDAEIIDNKNVFKEEFFTPHKSKFENPVPLKFLTIKGGVKFRFRFLLLKNLDVFLSVNERAQLYKQIILLNGLGAKTNLNFGRFEDVKTEGNSN
- the cas1 gene encoding CRISPR-associated endonuclease Cas1, which gives rise to MLKLREIVTKEFVKSLFPLEYEELYSDIINGYIPSFVKSFELKKDDKVRVLSIEDEKDKKIEKIIYFALKSYANECFSNNNFAFVENRSVFDAINATHLLTKKYEKVLKGDIKNFFDSIDHNILTKMLLKYLDEDFVKILMLFFKNRSVKDNEYLFHETGIHQGSMISPFLSNFYLTPFDKFLEERCKFVRFADDFVIFSDNTEKILRDIKKFLKVFKLSLNEEKTYITSKSFVFLNIRFKKDTFVLENEKFNELLSKIARCREDKFQNIINSIRGYYLKVLNEKQLDILRENILNKLAKDDFIVEIDFLQIDKKEILKRKNDLKLQSLEKEVNKVLNKQIKIFTKEELNSVIFVHSSGISVGISKNSITLKKKGKIVKKFPLNLIKKIIIASKGVNISSNLVYFATKNGISIDFISKYEPYAEILTLNPKSHHMLIKQISILNTPKHLEIAKAFVKGKVKNQINYIKYLSKYHKFLKEDIKKFKSLKGIECIESLRGYEGEMANIYWNAIAKILDFEIPGRVTKGATDVFNSALNYAYAILYSRIQHALVKAGLNIYVSYLHSFQDNKPTLVYDLIEEFRAFVVDRVIVSMFNRNEKIEVIGGELTKSAKKLILDNVIEKLSSFTTYKNEKVKIENIILKQAYLLRKSIEEDVKYKPFIGRY